The uncultured Trichococcus sp. DNA segment ATTACATTCTCCGGAACAAAGCTTCCATCAAAAATATGAACATCAAGGATTTGGCGGCGAAGGTGGATACATCGACGTCCAGCATCACCCGTTTCTGCAAACATATCAATATCGATGGGTTTGTGGATATGAAGATTGCGTTGCGTTCTGCGACAAGCAACCAGCCGTCGAAAGAAATGCCGACCGTATATGATGATATTTATGGCTACTATACGCAAGTCATCGATGAAACCAATCAGATGATCGAGGATCAAGCAATCGAAACGGTTGTCGATTGGATCAAAAACGCAAAAAAAACGGTCATCTACGGCATCGGCAGTTCCGGATTCACGGCCGCTGAATTGGCGCAACGCTTGATCCGGATGGGCCTGAATGTCACAGGGGTCACCGACTCCCACTTGATGATCATCAACAGCTCAATCATCAAGGAGGACGAATTGGTGATCGCCATTTCCAATTCGGGGGAAACGCCCGAGTTGATTGCGTCGTTGGAAATCGCAAAAAAGAAAAAAGCGAAAATCATCGCGCTGACCAGCTTCAAAAACAGTTCACTGACAAAGCTGGCGGATGTCACGTGCTTCGGTTACCACTCACGGTTCGTCAACAACACGGTGTTCGTCAATACGCAGTTCGGGATGGTGTACCTGATCGATGTGATTTCGACGCTCCTGCTGCAGGACGAGGACTTCCAATACAACATGGATCTGACGCGGGCAAATGTGCAGGGTTATTCAAAAAAAACGGAATAGCAAGTGGCGCGCATAGCCTGTGCGTCCATGAAAAAATTCAGGTCGTAATCAAAGAGGGGAAAGACTAATGAAAAAAGTAATCATCCATGCAGAGGTTTATACGGGAGAAACCGTCATCGCCGATGGGTTTGTCCGGTTCGGAAAAGAAATCAGCGCAGTCGGGAAGATGTCGGAATACGTTCCGGAAACCGGCGATGAAGTGATCGATGCAGCCGGAAGCAGGCTGATGCCGGGCTTCATTGATGTCCACAGCCACGGCGGTTACGGCATGGACAATATGGACGGTGATGCCGATGAAATCAACCGGATGATCGGAAAGATGCATCAAGAAGGGATCACCAGCTATTTTCCGACGACGATGACGCAATCGACTGAAAATATCGAGAAGGCATTGATCGGTATCCGCAAGGCTGCAGAAAAAAATCCGGTCATCCAAGGCATCCACCTCGAAGGCCCCTTCATTTCAGCGGTTTTTAAGGGAGCGCAACCGGAAGAGCACATCAAATTGCCGGATGCGGCCTTGATGCGCAGGTGGCAGGAATTGAGCGGGGGATTGATCCGATTGGTCACCTATGCGCCGGAGACAAGCGATGCGACTGCTTTCGAAAGTTATTGTCTGGACAACCAGATTGTGCTTTCGGTAGGGCATTCAAATGCTCAGCGCAGCCAATTGCAACAATCTAAGGCATCGCACATCACCCATCTCTATAATGCGCAGAGAGGGCTCCACCACCGTGAACCGGGTGTGACCGGGCATGCGTTCCTGGAGGACGATATCTATGTGGAAATGATTGTCGACGGTCTGCATATCGATCCGGAAATGGTGAAGCTTGCCTTCAAACAGAAGGGTGCCGACCGCATCGAATTGATTACCGACGCCATGCGCGCCAAAGGGATGGGCGATGGCATCAGCGAGTTGGGCGGGCAGAAGGTCATCGTCAAAGATGGCGAAGCACGTCTGGAAAGCGGAAATCTGGCAGGAAGTGTGCTGGAATTCCAGAAAGCCTTCGAGAACGTCATCAGCTTTACCGGATGCAGCATTTCCGATGCGGTAAAAATGAGTTCGGTCAATCAGGCGCGCGAATTCGGTCTTGTGCGAAAAGGGAGTATCGCACCTGGAAAAGATGCGGATATGGTGCTGCTTTCGAAGGCATTCACAGTGGAGCGGACAATCAGTTTCGGAAAAACAGTATTCAATAAAAACGGAAAGTAGGTTACCTATCATGAAATTAATTATTAAAGCGAATCCAGAAGAGGCGAGCCGTTGTGCATTCGAAAAAATCCAGGAGGCAATGGAAAGCGGAGCAAAAGTGCTCGGATTGGCAACCGGCAGCACGCCGGAGAGGCTGTACCGGATCATGCGGGAAAGTGAGCTTGATTTCTCGGGGATGACATCGATCAATCTGGATGAATACATGGGATTGTCCGAGGACAGCCCACACAGCTATCATCACTTTATGCATGAGCAATTATTTGATGCAAAGCCCTTCAAAAAAAACTATCTGCTGGATGGCTTGGCGGATGAGGAGGAAGAATGCGCGCAATTCGAAGAAATCATTGCAGCGAACCCGATAGACGTGCAGATACTGGGCATCGGCACGAACGGGCATATCGGTTTCAATGAGCCGGGTACCCCGTTTGATTCCCGGACCCAGAAAGTGGCGCTGTGGCAATCCACGATCGATTCCAACAAGCGTTACTTCGCGGATGAAAAGGATGTACCGCGTTTTGCTTATTCAATGGGAATCCAAACAATCCTCTCAGCTAAAAAAATCATCCTGATGGCTTTCGGAAAGGAAAAAGCCTCTGCTGTCAAAGCAGCGTTGGAAGGACCAATCACAGAAGACCTGCCTGCTAGCGTTCTGCAGACGCACAAGGATGTGACCGTGATACTGGACGAAGAAGCCGCACAACTGCTCAGCAAAAAATAGTGAGCTGGCGGTCTTCAGTCCATTTCCGGAAGTATCCTGATTGTTGTTTCGAGCTAAAACGTTTACAATAGAGGCAGAGATAGCATGGGAAACATGTAATCCAGGAATCCAAGAATCCAAGGCGGTGATGGAAATGTTGACTGTCGAGACGGCCAGAACATGGTTGAGCTTGTTCATCGAGAAGCTGGAAAAAAACGAAAAGTATCTGAATTCGTTGGACGAATCCATCGGTGACGGCGATCACGGGGCCAATATGCTTCGGGGCGCCAACGAATTAAAAGTCAATTTGACGGGTGAATCCTCTGTACTCTTACCGGATTTATTCAAACTAGCGGGGATGTCGTTCATCAAGAAAACGGGTGGAGCAGCCGGACTTCTGTACGGCCAAGCCTTCCTGCATATGTCACAGGCCTTGCAGGCGAGTAGCGATTTACTGGACAGCCTTACAAGTGGGCTTGAAGGAATCCAGAAGGTTGGCCAAGCGGAATTGCAGGAGAAGACGCTGGTGGATGTTTGGAGTCCGGTCATAGAAGATATCCGTAATAAATGCCTGTCGTTGGAAAGGATCAATGCGCATGTCACAAGTACGAAGGGTTTTCAGGCGAAAAAGGGCCGCGCGGCTTATGTGTCGGAACAGCTGAATGGCCATATCGACCCGGGAGCTGCCTCATGCGGTTATTTCTTTGAGGCCATGTTGGAAGCGGGGGTGTACGATGAGTGAGCAGTACGGCATCTTATTGGTTTCGCATGTTGCGGAACTTGCTGACGGGCTGGCCCGTTTGCTGAAACAGGTAGCGGAGGACGTTAGCGTAAAAGCAATCGGCGGAGCGGAAGACGGCGGCATCGGTACGAGCTTTGATAAAGCCACAGCGGCTCTCAATGAAATGTCAGAGCCTAATATATTGGCCTTTTATGATTTGGGCAGCGCCAAGATGAATCTTGAGCTGGTAAGTGAAATGTCCGAAAAAAATCTGATCATTTGCGATGCGGCATTTGTGGAGGGAGCGTATCTGACAGCAGCTTTGCTGCAGGCTGATACGCCTTATGAAAAAATCTGTGAACAGTTGCAGGAATTGTACGTGAAATGAAATATTGAAGCCAAAAATAACCCATGAGGTTTTCCTTCTCAAAAGGAGACTCTCATGGGTTATTTTTTTGAAAAGACTGGCTTTCTCAGCGATTAATTTCTGGAGCTAAACGACTTTTCTCACGCTCTTATTAGACGCGTTCTGATTCGCAGGGGGTTCCGCCTAAGCTGCTATTACGTCACGGCCAAAAAGCGGCCGTTCTCGTAATAGCCTCTTAGTGCTCATCCCCTGAACGCGAATCATCACGCTCTTTATTCTGTGTAGGCGAGTTTTTTTGAGATTTCTTTCGACATGCGCAGCATGTACTCTTTTATTTTCTCTACTTTTTCATCAGTCATACGGAAGACGGGGCCGCTGATGCTGATGGCCGCGACGACTTTTCCAGTGTAATCGATAAGCGGTACCGAAATGCATCTGGCTCCGATTTCGCATTCCTCGTTATCCATCGCCACACCTGTTTCCTGGACAGTTTCCAGCTCTTTAAAAAGAGCTTCGGGTGTTGTAAGGGTTTTGGCGGTCAATGCCGGCATTCCTTTTTCTTTCAGGATGTCTTCGATTTCCTTCTCCGTGTAGTTCTGAAGAATATTTTTTCCGACGCTGGTCGCATGTAACGGAGCTCTTTTTCCGATCCGTTGCATCGTCTTCAGCATGTTGTCCGGCCCGTTGATGACATCGATGTAAACCACTTCATGATCTTCTTCGATAGCCAAGCAGGAGGATTCCTGGAATTCCTTCGATAACGCGACCAGATCGTCATGGACCAAGTTGCGGATATCATATTGCCCGCTCACCAGACTGCCCAGTTGGGCCAATTTCAAGGTAAGTGCATATTTGGATGAGTCGGCGTTTTGGTAAACATATCCGAAGGAACTCAACGTGCTTAAATAACGCAATACGGTGCTGCTGGGTGAATTCACTTGATCGGCGATGTCCTGCAGCCGCATTTCACCACCTTGAGATACCAGTAATTCGATGATTTGTAATACTTTTTCGACCGATTGATTTTTTTTGACTTTTTTTTCAATCACTTTGTTTTCCCCCTCGTGAAAGGACTTCTCTTGATTGCAGTTTACCATAGACAGACGAATTTCTCAATTTTAATTTCACTAAGAGAAATTATATTTCAAAAGTTGTTGACAGCAGAAAAAGCCTCTGCTAAACTGTGGTTACACAAAACAAAAACCGATTTCACAGAGTGAAATTGCATGGAGGGAAAGATATGTTAGTAGCAGAAGCGATTGTACAAATTTTGGAAAAAGAAGGAATTGAAGACGTTTTCGGAATCCCAGGCGCAGGCATCAACCCAGTCTACAAATATTTGGAGAAATCCGATTCGATCAAACACATGGTCATGAGACACGAAGAAGCTTGCACCCACGCAGCAGATGGCTATTACCGTTCCAGCGGAAAAATGGCAATGGCTACTTGTACAGCCGGCCCTGGCGCGACCAATTTCATCACGGGCATCTATACTGCGAACATCGATTCTATTCCGTTTTTGGCATTGACGGGACAATCCGTAAGATCGCAGTTGAACAAGGATGCTTTTCAGTCAGTGGACATCGTGTCGATCGCTAAACCGATCGCAAAAGGCGCTTGGTGCGTAATGGATCCCAACGATACCGTTGAAATTTTCCGCGAAGGCTTCCGGATTGCACGCGAGGGCAAACCAGGTCCGATTCTGATTGATTTACCGTTGGATATACAGATGGCTGAAATCGATTTTGACATCGATAGCTACATCCCTTATGAAATCGAAAGACCGGCTCCGGAAACAGACAAAATCAAAGAAGCTCTGCAGTTGATTTCAGAAGCGAAAGCGCCTGTCATGATCATGGGCGGAGGCGTCATCCTTTCCGAAGCAACAAGCGAATGCATTGAATTGGCTGAAAAGCTTCAATTACCGGTCATCACAACTTATATGGCGAAAGGCGGCATTCCGGTCAATCATCCATTGAATGCAGGCCATGCCGGTATTCAAGTCGGCGGACCTCTTGGAAACAAAGTTTTGAGCGAAGCGGATGTCGTTCTGGGAATCGGTTGCCGCTTCACGGATCGCCACACCGGTGACATCAAAGTGTATTCGGAAGGCCGTAAATTCATCCATATCGATATCGAACCGAGCCAAATCGGGAAAATCATCCCGGCTGAAATCGGCATCGTAGCGGATGCAAAAATGGCAATCGAAGCATTGCTGGCTGAAGCGAAACAAATGGAAGCGTTTGGAGCGAAAGGGCTTGTTTCAGAACTGCCGCAGTTGAGCATCGATCTGAAACGGAAAACCGACTATGACAGCAGACCAATCAAACCGCATCGTGTATTCCAAGAGATGAATGAAGTATTCGGTGATGAAGTAATGTACACGACCGGTTGTGGATTGACGCAAATCTGGTCCGGCCAATTGCAGGACATCAATCGTCCAAGAAAATACTTGCCATCAGGCGGTGCGGGCACTCTAGGATTCGACATTCCAGGCGCAATCGGAGCCTCTGTTGGGGCACCGGGAATCAAGACTGTTTCGGTTTTGGGTGATTTCGGATTCACTTTCATGGTTGAGGAAATCGCGGTTGCGGCAGTCAACGATATTCCATTGGTCGTAGTCATCGTCAACAACGCCTACTTGGGACTGATCCGCCAAAACCAAAATTATGGCTATGATTTCGAATATGCTGTCCATATGGCTGAAAACCAAGGCATGATGGATTACGTTAAGGTAGCAGAAGGCTTCGGCTGCGAAGCGGAGCGCGTCTTCAATCCGGAGGACATCAAACCAGCTTTGGAACGTGCTTATGCATCGAACAAACCTTACGTCATCGATATCGTATGTGAAGAAGCGACCGACTGCTCAATGGGAGCAAGCATCACAGCCGTAAGAGAATTCGTATAAATCGACCCAAGAAAGGAGGCGGCACGCTTGCTTGCGAAACTCCGCAACCGGGAATGCTGCCCTCTTTATCGGCAAACAAACAGGCAATCAAAACAGTGAAGGAAGGGAAACCCATGATAGAACCAATGAATAAATATCTGCAGATCGGATTGATCCATTTTATGGCCTACCCGCAGGCGATGAACTGGAAGGATCAAGGGAACATCGTAGAGACCGTGAAAAAAATAGTGGTGGACGATTACTTTGATGCCATCGAAATTTCGCATATCGAGAAGGATGAAGACCGTGCGGCAATCAAAAAAATGCTGGATTCCAGCCATATGAAAGTCTGCTACGGGGCTCAGCCGCGCTTGCTGACGGCCGGATTAAACCCGAATGCCATCGACGAAACAGAACGGCTGAAGGCGGAAGCCATCCTGATCGATTCGATCGATGAAGCGGAATACCTAGGTGCCAAAGGAATTGCGTTCCTTTCCGGAAAATATGAGGAGGATACGAAGGCAGAAGCTTTCCGTCAATTGGTCAAAACGACTAAGGCAATCTGCGAATACGCAGCCAAGAAAGACATGACAATCACGCTGGAAGTCTTTGATTACGATCTGGATAAGAAATCTTTGATCGGTCCGGCACCGTACGCTGCAACATTTGCCGCTGAAATGCGCAGTCTGGTGGAGAATTTCGGATTGATGATGGATCTGTCCCATATTCCGCAAACACACGAGACATCAAAATATGCTATCCAAGTCACTAAGCCTTACATCACCCATCTGCATATGGGCAATGGCGTAGTGAAAGAGGGCGCGGAGGCATTCGGGGATACGCATCCACGCTTCGGTTTCCCGAACAGCGTAAATGACGTTCCAGAATTATTGGACTTCTTGAGAGTATTGCAGACGGAGGGATTCTTTGACAGCGTGAACCCGCCAGTGCTATCCTTCGAAGTGAAGCCGTGGCAGGATGAAGATCCGGATATCGTCATCGCAAACGCCAAACGGACATTGAATCGTGCGTGGAGCCTGTTATGACACAAGGAGGAAACGAAATGAAGATAGTTGTATTGGATGGCTATACGTTGAACCCGGGGGATCTCTCCTGGGAACGTCTGGAAAAATTAGGGGAATGCGCCATTTACGATCGCACGCCTAAAGATGAAATCGTCTCGCGGATCGGGGATGCTTCGATCGTATTCACAAACAAAACCCCTTTGACCGCTGAAATTTTCGCGGCTTGCCCGAATATCCGCTATGTCGGTGTTTTGGCGACGGGCTACAATGTCGTGGATACCGTGGCTGCCAAAGAGCAGGGCATCACCGTCACGAACATACCGACTTACGGGACTGCATCGGTGGCTCAATTCACTTTCGCTTTGTTGCTGGAAGTGTGCCACCACGTAGGCGAGCACGACAAAGCAGTCAAGCAAGGCCGTTGGCAGGAATCAGGGGATTTCTGCTTCTGGGATTATCCGCTGATCGAATTGGCCGGCAAAAAAATGGGCATCATCGGCTTCGGCCGGATCGGTCAGGCCGTGGCGAAAATCGCCATCGCATTCGGCATGGACGTGTTGGCATATGATCACAATGCTGATAAGAGCTTAGAGAACGAGCATACGACAATCGTAGAGCTGGACGAGCTATTGGCTCAATCGGATGTCGTGTCCTTGCATTGTCCGTTATTCCCGGAAACTGAAGGAATCATCAATGCAGCAGCTTTGGATAAAATGAAATCCAGTGCCATTTTGATCAATACGTCTCGTGGACCGTTGATCGTCGAAGAGGATTTGGCTGCGGCATTGAATGCCGGCAAGTTGCACGGAGCGGCCGTTGATGTCGTTTCGACAGAACCAGTGACGGAAGAAAATCCATTGTTCACTGCGAAAAATTGCCTGATCACACCGCATATCGCCTGGGCCCCGATCGAAGCCAGACAGCGCTTATTGGATATCGCGATTGACAATGTTGCCGCATTTTTGGAAGGAAAGCCAGTGAATAGCGTTTCTTGATGAAATGAACTGAATTGCAATGATTGTAAAAAGGAGAACAGAGATGAAACTGAGAGATGATGCAACGTATATCATAAATCAATCGATTCAGGCGGTATTACCAGACAAAGCCGTCACAAATGCTTTGAGTAAGATGGATATAGATGGCAAAATCCACATCATCGCAATCGGGAAAGCTGCTTGGCGCATGACGAAAGCGGCGGTGGATTATCTGGGCCAGCAATTCAAAGGCGGGATGGTCTTGACGAAATATGACCATTCGCTCGGTGAAATAGAACGGGTGACCATTTTCGAGGCAGGACATCCGATACCGGATCAGGCATCCATCGATGCGACCACTGAGATTTTGCAATATGTATCCGATATGCCGGAAGAAGATACCATCATATTTTTGATTTCCGGCGGCGGTTCCGCGCTGTTTGAAAAAACGCGGAATAATATCACTTTGGCTGAGCTGGAGGATATCAACAAGCAACTTTTGAATAGTGGAGCGAATATCGTCGAAATCAATACGATTCGTAAGCATCTCTCGGAAGTGAAGGGCGGCCAATTTGCCCAGTTGTGTTCTCCTCGTCACATTCATGCCATCATCCTATCTGACGTTTTGGGTGATCGATTGGACACGATCGCCTCTGGTCCGGCTTACCCTGATTTTTCGACGAGCGCAGAAGCGCAGAAAATTGTCGAGAAATACGATTTGAAATTATCGGAAAAGGCGCGGGAAGCCTTGCTGAAGGAAACCCCAAAATCGTTGGATAACGTAAACAACACCTTGATCGGGAGTGTGGATATTTTATGCCGCGAGGCGGTAATGCATGCACAAGCGCGCGGATACCATACTTGTCTGATGTCGACGGCCATTGAAGAGGAAGCTTCCGCAGTCGGGGAACGTCTTGGGGAACTCGCCAGAAAAATAGTCTCCGGACAAGAAGATGCCCAACTTCCGTGTGCCATTATTGCCGGAGGTGAGCCTGTCGTTACGATCAAAGGAGATGGGCTAGGGGGGCGAAACCAGGAATTAGCACTAGCTGCAGCTTTTCAGATTTCTGGATTGCCGCAAGTGGTATTGGCATCTGTCGGATCTGACGGAACGGATGGACCTACGGATGCTGCGGGAGGACTGGTCGACGGCGCTAGCTTAGCGCGCATGAGACGAAGCTACGCGGATGTGGAAGGTTTGTTGGCGAACAATGATTCCAACAAGGCTCTCGCCAGCAGCGGGGATCTGATCATTACGGGTCCTACGGGCACGAACGTGAATGATTTGATCATTTTGCTGATCGAGAAAGCGCCGGTCTGATAAAGGCAGTCGCACAACAAGAAGAAGGGTTTGCCTCCAGCTGAGGTAAACCCTTCTTCTTGTTGTGCGCTCCCAAGTAGGAGGGGCGCGGTGGTATGCGTGCGCAGCTCCTATGAAAGTAGCACTCGCCGGAGCACGCCGGTGATGATCGGCATTACCTCCGGCGAAACTTACGTTCGCCGGAGAAGCCGTCCCTTAGCTGCTTTTCTTGCTTAAACCATCAAGCCAGTGAATCAGTTGTTGATATGTGCATCGTCCTGCTGGCTTTGTCAGATCGGCATCAAAGTCGTGCGGCATTCCCAGAACAGGATGGAGCATAACTTCGGGTATCAGCTGGGTAGCTTGTTGGGTGAAATGGTAGGGAACATCCTTGTCAGCCGTGCTGGCTGTAAGAAAAGTAGGCGGCAACGACTGCAGTTCAGCTGCGGTCAAATTGAAAGCCGTCCGTTTTGTTTTGTCCTTCAGGAACAGTGGAACCCATTTTCCTGTCTGGCGGGCATGAAGGTATATCGGAAACCTCGCAGTAACGGGTCCCACAGCAAGCGGCCGCATTTGGATCAGCTGGTCCACGTAATGCGCAGGCACTTTAGGGAATGTGTTGTAGTAAGCATTCGGCAGATGGAAAGAGGGGTCATCCAGTGAATAGTAGCCATAAAAACTGGCCAATCCTTTCAGATGGGGATCCGCCGAACGGGCTGCCAACTGAAAGGCCAGGTAGGCACCGGCTGAACGGCCGAAAAGCACGTAATCCGCCGAGCCCAAATGGAACAATTTTTTGCCTTCCTCTCTGAACCAAACCAAGGACTGCTGCAGACACAGCATGATTTCGGGCAACTGGGTTTCCGGCGCCAGCGGATAATCAATCGTGAGCAGCGCATATCCGGCATCCGACAGCATTTTTCTATACGCATCGGGAAGGTCATTGCGGTCGCCGAATACTAATCCGCCCCCATGCAAGTAAAGGAGCGTCAACGGTTTAGAGGTAGCCGTAGCTGCGGGATAAAACGTCGCCTGTAGCTGTAGACCCTCATATACAAAATATGTCTCGGTTAAAGCATTCATTCTTTTCATCATTCCTTTCGCTGAATTCCTTTTCACTTTAGCATAATCTTCCTCATTTAAAATGACTCGATGTGTACATATGGCACAAAAATATATCCTATTTTGTGTATTCTGTTAATGATAAGCTATCAAGAAGCGCTTACAATATGAGTATGATATTTCGGAGGAGGAAACGGAAAAATGGACTGGATTAAGACAATTCAAGAGAATATTGATTTATTATCAGGTATCGGCAGCGACCCAACAGGCGGAATGACGCGCTTGCTTTACTCGGATTCTTGGTTGGAAGCTCAAAATGCCGTCAAAGCCAAAATGGGAGAAATCGGAATGGAGACACATTTCGATGAAGTAGGCAATCTATTCGGTAGACTTGAAGGTTCAAAATATCCGGATGAAACCATCATGTCGGGGTCACATATCGACACTGTCGTCAACGGTGGGAATCTGGATGGCCAATTCGGGGTAATATCTGCCTATCTCGCTGTAGCTTATTTAAAAGAGACTTACGGGCAACCTTTGCGCTCACTGGAAGTCATCTCGATGGCTGAAGAAGAGGGCAGCCGGTTCCCGACTGTGTTTTGGGGAAGCAAAAACTTTGTGAATACGGCGAAGAAAGAGGATGTCCTCGAAATCAGCGACTTTGAGGGTATCAAATTTGTGGATGCGATGCATCAAGCCGGATTCGACTTCAAAAAGGATGGGCAACAAAAAAGAGACGATATCAAAGCTTTCGTCGAGCTTCACATCGAGCAAGGGAATGTCCTTGAAAAAGAAGGACTCCAAATCGGCGTAGTCAACAGCATCGCTGGCCAGCGCCGGTATACTGTTGTTCTGAAAGGGCAAGCGAACCACGCTGGAACGACGCCGATGGGTTACCGCCGTGATGCAGTTTATGCTTTCAGCAGGATTTGCTCCGAGTCGATCGAAAAAGCAAAATCTGTTGGCGATCCATTGGTATTGACTTTCGGAAAAGTGGAACCGAAACCGAATACGGTGAATGTGGTGCCGGGGGAAGTTCTGTTCACAATCGATTGCCGCCATACGGACGGCAAGGTGCTGATCGATTTCACCCAAAAACTGGAACAACGCATCAACGAAATTGCTGACGAAATGGATATCGAAGCAACCATCGATCTTTGGATGGATGAAGCACCGGTTCCGATGGATGCAACCATCGTCTCAATTCTCGAAGAGGCCGCTAAAAAAGCAAACATGAAATACCGTGTGATGCACAGTGGAGCCGGACACGATGCCCAAATAATCGCACCGCATTATCCGACTGCCATGATTTTTGTTCCAAGCATCGATGGCATCAGCCATAATCCGGCTGAAGCGACGAAAATGGAAGATTTGGTCGAAGGCGTCAAAATGACGGCAAGTGCACTTTATGAATTAGCATATAAATAGAACAATACCAGAGAGATAGGATGGAGAGAGAATGGGGTACAAAAACAATAATACAGGCTACAGAGACGGACTGTTGGAATCGAGAGCCGTAATCAAGAGACACAACTATGCTTTGCTTCCGCATGATGGATTGGTGAAAAACGTCGTTCCCGGCTTTGAAAATTGCGAGGTCACCATTTTGGCTTCGCAAAAATTGGGAGCCAGCTTTGTGGATTACATCATTTCCATGAAGGCGGGCGGCAAAAATGTGCAGGGCTTCGGAGCGGAAGGCGTCGAGACGTTCGTGTATGTTATGGACGGAAAACTGAAGGTAAGTGATGGAAACGAGAGTCATGAGCTGGAGACCGGTGGATATGTTTACTTGCCGGCTGGCGTGTTGATGCAT contains these protein-coding regions:
- the allC gene encoding allantoate deiminase; protein product: MDWIKTIQENIDLLSGIGSDPTGGMTRLLYSDSWLEAQNAVKAKMGEIGMETHFDEVGNLFGRLEGSKYPDETIMSGSHIDTVVNGGNLDGQFGVISAYLAVAYLKETYGQPLRSLEVISMAEEEGSRFPTVFWGSKNFVNTAKKEDVLEISDFEGIKFVDAMHQAGFDFKKDGQQKRDDIKAFVELHIEQGNVLEKEGLQIGVVNSIAGQRRYTVVLKGQANHAGTTPMGYRRDAVYAFSRICSESIEKAKSVGDPLVLTFGKVEPKPNTVNVVPGEVLFTIDCRHTDGKVLIDFTQKLEQRINEIADEMDIEATIDLWMDEAPVPMDATIVSILEEAAKKANMKYRVMHSGAGHDAQIIAPHYPTAMIFVPSIDGISHNPAEATKMEDLVEGVKMTASALYELAYK
- a CDS encoding glycerate kinase, whose protein sequence is MKLRDDATYIINQSIQAVLPDKAVTNALSKMDIDGKIHIIAIGKAAWRMTKAAVDYLGQQFKGGMVLTKYDHSLGEIERVTIFEAGHPIPDQASIDATTEILQYVSDMPEEDTIIFLISGGGSALFEKTRNNITLAELEDINKQLLNSGANIVEINTIRKHLSEVKGGQFAQLCSPRHIHAIILSDVLGDRLDTIASGPAYPDFSTSAEAQKIVEKYDLKLSEKAREALLKETPKSLDNVNNTLIGSVDILCREAVMHAQARGYHTCLMSTAIEEEASAVGERLGELARKIVSGQEDAQLPCAIIAGGEPVVTIKGDGLGGRNQELALAAAFQISGLPQVVLASVGSDGTDGPTDAAGGLVDGASLARMRRSYADVEGLLANNDSNKALASSGDLIITGPTGTNVNDLIILLIEKAPV
- a CDS encoding alpha/beta hydrolase, coding for MKRNSAKGMMKRMNALTETYFVYEGLQLQATFYPAATATSKPLTLLYLHGGGLVFGDRNDLPDAYRKMLSDAGYALLTIDYPLAPETQLPEIMLCLQQSLVWFREEGKKLFHLGSADYVLFGRSAGAYLAFQLAARSADPHLKGLASFYGYYSLDDPSFHLPNAYYNTFPKVPAHYVDQLIQMRPLAVGPVTARFPIYLHARQTGKWVPLFLKDKTKRTAFNLTAAELQSLPPTFLTASTADKDVPYHFTQQATQLIPEVMLHPVLGMPHDFDADLTKPAGRCTYQQLIHWLDGLSKKSS